Proteins encoded in a region of the Anopheles ziemanni chromosome 2, idAnoZiCoDA_A2_x.2, whole genome shotgun sequence genome:
- the LOC131281888 gene encoding uncharacterized protein LOC131281888, which yields MHLHTQVVLILAQLFLIVRVTDQTKCALTSSYGGVSVSYFASLPAAPATDDNADDDDAASAAEADASRHRIDLTPLVPTGDGPPQSADYPTYNDDAEEDVNNFLKVLSCSDTSLRAVNEEYLRPVSSYKGILLERVPVLSATSDQLALKNENYLEIVRWRESNVTERQLTLTFARADRKFSNLQILDVSANQLGTIRRDHFSRLERLRLLQLSANQLHNLPSDIFYDLPNLVELDLHGNRLSELPLHLFRPLGRLRVLNLANNTIHDLPRNSFAGLGNLTELHLARNRLYVIPFQVFKELRSLEVLDLSSNMLVSFLDNFFLLNKQLRVLRLNGNIIEKISKNALYGLRRLQSLDLSANKLVFIDRNAFDTLDELRYLNVNQNQIYILPSTVFSALRALRTLDLSSNLMRSLPNSIFAAQHSLVRLHLDATNLESLSNWVARNNHTVNRDILRNLRYLSIRNNTRLKEIEPCVFRNVPNLETLLLSNNRLTALPKEIGELRRLRYLDVASNDIMYIPEQIRLLHELQYANFLDNDYGCDCHMYWILGWIDELQAENNTQKIYDLLRLSELKCRNGYPGDIVRVLQHINCFPPELLQASDSRMHLLKSDAVLECVFTGNPPPDIIWITPKNEILRHSQEQDQKSLLFESDDEGGHGVASGKYQQAVEFQMLTTDNMTGGGLHDAAGMGITLLENGFLRIHNISRRDSGLYTCYAINIMGNATAGIRLYIDPIVFYRVKIGSIITGAISAASFLALTLILQGIRRIFIRFRIIDLICQNCCSYCYKNDKTSSKARQIYAMLDNIEHYKSQQLERLRENYTQQVHRIKDNCAQQVDWIQGSYSTQAKHLREIRDIGTHHITTLRDQYYDQVRRVRDYSTGQLTWVRENYVFQRNKIRKFSAHQALRLREGYKYQQQTLNKVLENLPSFYFENCRGRNEDDEDFDGFEVYLKAKIEKLSQMEAGEKPVSKAIGSEYALKYLENFSAKSVDESKASVYFTPNDEQDDASPEPQLSPIHINYIDGGHRRPPLPPPFDDEDDLDEMPLGGGGGGAVTQRLVGALDTPKSFRSVIGGGSSGNIPGGASAGDIPLKSIMKPTTRFVYDKHLGKYRLCYQAPNRLSGGYGLDDDSPPGGGGPSVGGGALDDGRYHLAGIDSAEDDHHNYSLKNNRKHRRKRKLLLGGDGIGMVGGASGSAGGSGSGSGSACEYETLLMKNLGTDPHDSHYKIVHVNKLNNGVSNSNYFPGMMMLGGCAGAGNGWQAGRAISRRQHHSRPGVAGPSAMAGGSHVGGGNDYYYSLEDMIQDSNQKIRQLIYDSKIDIMNEVIGNGGGGLIGIDREPVATTSRGRNRNSASSSSNSSFSKSVNNIDGGATRMSATIGADGEPIAGGSGLRRVNNIPHDEYEGSAGSSGNGTPSSSSRNNSCSSASGNNSRDAMVTINGVGGGGDSSGSGVPRSSAKGRSTAAPKTIPKVITGTTVAASQPQAPLKKIQKLHFDSSTNRIQQSTSLPEIFFDSLPRPSDPSGERQDTNRRQHHQHQSTVGRIGHGTDGGESVASSGATQSGSFSLGSSSSSSTSSSSGSFGESTPPPPTSQPAKVHGGKHVILAVEKTRDSSATAAAAAAVASSRSSKASSSPSPASSPVESKVNNQ from the exons ATGCATCTGCATACGCAAGTCGTCTTGATATTAGCCCAGCTGTTCCTCATTGTACGCGTGACGGATCAGACAAAATGTGCCCTAACGTCCTCGTACGGCGGCGTGTCGGTGAGCTACTTCGCCTCGCTGCCGGCCGCCCCGGCGACGGACGAcaacgccgacgacgacgacgccgccTCCGCCGCCGAAGCCGACGCGAGTCGCCACCGGATCGACCTGACGCCACTGGTGCCAACGGGGGACGGACCGCCGCAGTCGGCCGACTATCCAACCTACAATGATGACGCCGAAGAAGATGTAAATAACTTCCTGAAGGTGCTGAGCTGCTCCGACACGAGCCTGCGTGCGGTGAACGAGGAGTACCTGCGGCCGGTCAGCTCGTACAAGGGCATCCTGCTCGAGCGTGTCCCGGTGCTGAGTGCGACCAGCGATCAGCTGGCCCTCAAGAACGAGAACTACCTGGAGATCGTGCGGTGGCGCGAGAGCAACGTAACCGAGCGCCAGCTCACACTGACGTTTGCGCGCGCCGACCGGAAGTTCAGCAACCTACAGATACTAGACGTAAGCGCCAACCAGCTTGGCACGATAAGGAGAGACCACTTCAGCAGACTGGAGCGACTGCGGCTTCTGCAGCTGTCCGCGAATCAATTACACAATCTTCCGAGTGATATTTTCTACGACCTGCCGAACCTGGTCGAGCTGGACCTGCACGGCAACCGGCTCAGCGAGCTGCCGCTGCACCTGTTCCGGCCGCTCGGCCGGCTGCGGGTGCTGAATCTCGCCAACAACACGATCCACGATCTTCCGCGCAACAGCTTCGCCGGGCTGGGCAACCTGACCGAGCTGCACCTGGCGCGCAACCGCCTGTACGTGATCCCGTTTCAGGTGTTCAAGGAGCTGCGCTCGCTCGAGGTGCTGGATCTGTCCAGCAACATGCTCGTGTCGTTTCTGGACAACTTCTTCCTGCTCAACAAGCAGCTGCGTGTGCTGCGCCTGAACGGCAACATCATCGAGAAGATTTCCAAGAACGCGCTGTACGGGCTGCGACGGCTGCAGTCGCTCGATCTGTCCGCCAACAAGCTGGTGTTCATCGACCGGAACGCGTTCGACACGCTCGACGAGCTGCGGTACCTGAACGTGAACCAGAACCAGATCTACATCCTACCGTCGACCGTGTTCTCGGCTTTGCGCGCGCTCCGGACGCTCGACCTTAGCAGCAACCTGATGCGCTCGCTGCCGAACTCGATCTTCGCCGCGCAGCACAGCCTCGTGCGCCTTCACCTGGACGCGACGAACCTGGAGTCGCTGAGCAACTGGGTGGCACGTAACAACCACACGGTGAACCGGGATATCCTGCGCAACCTGCGCTACCTGTCCATCCGCAACAACACCCGACTGAAGGAGATCGAACCGTGTGTGTTCCGGAACGTGCCCAACCTGGAGACGCTGCTCCTCTCCAACAACAGACTGACGGCGCTGCCGAAGGAGATCGGTGAGCTGCGCCGGCTGCGCTACCTGGACGTGGCCAGCAACGACATCATGTACATCCCGGAACAGATCCGCCTGCTGCACGAGCTGCAATACGCGAACTTCCTCGACAATGACTATGGTTGTGACTGCCACATGTACTGGATACTGGGCTGGATCGACGAGCTGCAGGCGGAGAACAACACGCAGAAGATCTACGACCTGCTGCGGCTGTCTGAGCTCAAGTGCCGCAACGGCTACCCAGGTGACATTGTGCGGGTGCTGCAGCACATCAACTGCTTCCCGCCCGAGCTGCTGCAAGCGTCGGACAGCCGGATGCATCTGCTCAAGTCGGATGCGGTGCTGGAGTGCGTGTTTACCGGAAATCCACCGCCGGACATCATTTGGATCACGCCCAAGAACGAAATTCTGCGCCACAGCCAGGAACAGGACCAGAAGTCGCTGCTGTTCGAGTCGGATGACGAAGGAGGGCATGGCGTGGCGAGCGGGAAGTACCAGCAGGCCGTCGAGTTTCAGATGCTCACGACGGACAATATGACCGGCGGTGGGTTACACGATGCAGCCGGAATGGGCATTACGCTGCTGGAAAACGGCTTCCTTCGCATCCACAACATCTCGCGGCGTGACAGTGGACTTTATACGTGCTACGCGATCAATATAATGGGCAATGCCACGGCGGGTATACG CCTGTACATCGATCCCATCGTGTTCTACCGCGTCAAGATAGGCAGCATCATAACGGGGGCCATTTCGGCTGCATCCTTCCTCGCCCTGACGCTGATCCTCCAGGGCATCCGCCGCATCTTCATCCGGTTCCGCATCATCGATCTCATCTGCCAGAACTGCTGCAGCTACTGCTACAAGAACGACAAGACGTCCTCGAAGGCACGCCAGATTTACGCCATGCTCGACAACATCGAACACTACAAGAGCCAACAGCTAGAACGGTTGCGAGAAAACTATACCCAACAG GTCCACCGTATTAAGGACAACTGTGCTCAGCAGGTCGACTGGATCCAGGGCAGTTACTCGACGCAGGCGAAACATTTGCGCGAAATACGCGACATCGGAACGCACCACATTACGACACTGCGTGATCAGTACTATGATCAG GTGCGCCGTGTACGTGACTACTCCACCGGCCAGCTGACCTGGGTACGGGAGAACTACGTGTTCCAGCGCAACAAGATCCGCAAGTTCAGTGCCCACCAGGCGCTAAGGTTACGCGAGGGCTACAAGTACCAGCAGCAGACCCTGAACAAGGTGCTGGAAAACTTGCCCAGCTTCTATTTCGAGAACTGTCGCGGACGCAACGAGGATGACGAGGATTTCGACG GGTTCGAGGTTTACTTGAAGGCGAAGATCGAGAAGCTGTCACAAATGGAAGCCGGTGAGAAGCCGGTCTCGAAGGCGATCGGGTCCGAGTATGCGCTCAAGTATCTGGAGAACTTCTCGGCCAAGAGCGTCGACGAGAGCAAGGCGTCGGTGTACTTCACGCCGAACGACGAGCAGGACGATGCCAGCCCGGAACCGCAGCTGTCGCCGATCCATATCAACTACATCGACGGTGGTCATCGGCGTCCGCCACTGCCACCACCGTTCGACGATGAGGACGACTTGGACGAGATGCCCcttgggggtggtggtggtggtgcagtgACCCAGCGCCTCGTCGGTGCGCTCGATACACCGAAGTCATTCCGGTCCGTGATCGGCGGGGGTTCGAGTGGCAACATTCCCGGTGGTGCCAGCGCTGGTGACATTCCGCTAAAGTCGATCATGAAACCGACCACGCGCTTCGTGTACGACAAGCATCTCGGCAAGTACCGTCTGTGCTATCAGGCGCCAAATCGTCTGAGCGGTGGGTACGGCCTCGACGATGATTCACCACCGGGTGGAGGAGGACCGTCCGTTGGCGGTGGGGCGCTGGACGACGGACGCTACCATCTGGCGGGGATCGATTCGGCCGAGGATGACCACCACAACTACAGCCTTAAGAACAATCGGAAGCACAGGCGCAAGAGGAAATTGCTTCTTGGCGGCGATGGCATCGGGATGGTTGGTGGTGCGTCTGGAAGTGCCGGTGGCAGTGGCTCCGGCTCAGGAAGCGCGTGTGAGTACGAGACGCTGCTGATGAAGAATCTCGGTACGGATCCGCACGATTCACACTACAAGATCGTGCACGTCAACAAGCTAAACAATGGCGTGAGCAATAGCAACTACTTTCCCGGGATGATGATGCTCGGTGGTTGTGCCGGTGCCGGTAATGGATGGCAGGCGGGACGTGCGATCAGTCGACGGCAGCATCATTCCCGCCCGGGAGTCGCTGGACCTTCGGCGATGGCTGGGGGGTCGCACGTTGGCGGGGGAAATGATTATTACTACTCGCTGGAGGACATGATACAGGACAGCAACCAGAAGATCCGCCAGTTAATTTACGACTCGAAGATCGACATCATGAACGAGGTGATCGGGAACGGCGGTGGGGGACTGATCGGAATCGATCGGGAGCCGGTTGCCACGACCAGTCGTGGACGCAACCGCAACAGtgccagcagtagcagcaacagcagctttAGCAAGAGTGTCAACAACATCGACGGTGGGGCGACCAGAATGAGTGCCACAATCGGAGCTGACGGAGAACCGATTGCCGGAGGTAGTGGTTTGCGTCGGGTCAACAACATTCCGCACGACGAGTACGAGGGAAGCGCCGGCAGCAGTGGGAACGGAACACCGAGTTCCAGTAGCCGAAACAACAGCTGTAGTAGCGCCAGCGGTAATAACTCGCGCGACGCCATGGTGACGATCaacggtgttggtggtggtggtgacagCTCAGGAAGTGGTGTTCCTCGATCGTCGGCCAAAGGTAGGTCCACGGCGGCCCCAAAAACCATCCCGAAAGTGATTACGGGAACTACCGTTGCTGCCTCTCAGCCGCAGGCTCCTTTGAAAAAGATTCAAAAACTTCATTTCGACTCGAGTACAAACCGTATACAGCAGAGCACTAGCCTGCCCGAAATCTTCTTCGATTCACTTCCGAGACCATCGGACCCGTCCGGTGAGCGCCAGGATACGAACCGCCGACAGCACCATCAGCACCAATCGACAGTAGGACGCATCGGACACGGCACGGACGGTGGAGAATCCGTTGCATCATCTGGGGCGACACAATCCGGTAGCTTCTCGCTCGGTTCCTCCTCGTCAAgctcgacgtcgtcgtcgagtGGTTCGTTCGGTGagtcaacaccaccaccaccaacctcCCAGCCGGCCAAGGTACACGGTGGCAAACATGTGATTTTAGCGGTAGAAAAAACAAGGGACAGttccgccaccgccgccgccgccgctgctgttGCTAGTTCCCGTTCATCGAAAGCTTCTTCCTCTCCTTCTCCGGCGTCGTCACCCGTTGAGTCGAAAGTCAATAATCAGTAG
- the LOC131287127 gene encoding transcription initiation factor TFIID subunit 10-like: MGDNFGIHRGPVKKQAESSEDRTQGQILSDFLMQLEDYTPTIPDAVTSYYLNSAGFEGADPRIVRLISIAAQKFVSDVANDALQHCKTRTNSAPSSGHGSSKNQNQKSSKDRKYTLTMEDLQPALNDYGITVRKAHYFV; the protein is encoded by the exons atgggagataaTTTCGGAATCCATCGGGGCCCCGTCAAAAAGCAAGCCGAGTCCTCGGAAGACCGTACTCAGGGTCAGATCTTGAGCGACTTTCTGATGCAGCTCGAAGATTACACACCAACG ATCCCAGATGCGGTCACCTCGTACTATCTAAATTCTGCCGGATTTGAAGGGGCAGATCCAAGAAT TGTCCGCTTGATCTCGATTGCCGCGCAAAAGTTCGTCTCCGACGTAGCCAACGATGCTCTACAGCATTGCAAGACGCGCACCAACAGTGCCCCGAGCTCCGGCCACGGTTCGTCGAAGAACCAGAACCAAAAATCTTCGAAAGACAGGAAGTACACGCTCACCATGGAAGACCTACAACCTGCGCTTAACGATTACGGCATAACCGTCCGAAAGGCTCACTATTTCGTTTAG